In Nostoc piscinale CENA21, the genomic stretch AGTCATACTCATACAGTCCAAGGACAAAAAATTAGAGCCATTGGCTTAACGGTCGTAAATTGCGATCGCTCTTTAAATTTTTACACGCAAGCCCTGGGTTTTGAACTTGTTTCTGATATCACTGTTGCACAAAAGGATTACAGCGATTTAGAAGGTGTGATTGATGCAGAAATTCGGATTGTAACTTTATGTTTAGGTGATGAAATCATTGAGTTGATGGAATATCGTAACATTGACTCTCGACCGATTCCTAGTGATTCTCGCAGCAATGATTTATGGTTTCAACATCTAGCGATTGTGGTGAGTGATATGGATAGGGCTTATGCTCATCTCAGTTCATTTCCGATTCAACCCATATCATCTGCACCGCAAACAATACCAGCCGATAATCAAGCCTCTGGTGGTGTTCGCGCTTTCAAGTTTAAAGACCCTGACGGACATGATTTAGAGTTAATTTGGTTTCCGTCTGATAAGGGACAAGATAAATGGCATCAAAATACGAATCGCTTGTTTTTGGGAATTGATCATAGTGCGATCGCAATTTCCCATACCGAACAAAGTCTACACTTTTACCGCGACCTTTTGGGAATGCAAGTTGATAGCCACAGCCTCAACTGGCGTGCAACTCAAGCGCGGATGGATAATTTACCAGGAGCCGAAGTCCAAATTACCGCACTCCGACCAACTCAAGGCGGTGTAGGAATTGAACTGCTAGATTATATTTTGCCGGGTAAAGGTCGTCCCATCCCAAGTGACTGGAAAAGTTGCGATGTTGCAAACGTGCAGATTCAGCTTGTTGTGAATGATCTTGAGTCGTTAGTCGATAAGTTACGGCGTAATCAAGTGCAATTTCTATCACCACAAATCATAGAGTTTAGGGATAGTTTATTGCCTTATAGACAAGGTTGCTTAGTTAAAGATCCTGATGGACACGCAATATTACTAATTACAGAATGAAGTGAACAAAATTAGCCTTGTCTCTCTTTTTAAGATGGTACGTAATGCCTTTTAGCTTGTCCATCTGACCAATTGTTGCTCCAAAACTTGTACAGAACCGATCGCTATTTGGATTAAAGGCCAGCCTACTAAACAGATAAAAGCTGCTCGTTGAGTAGTAATATCTAAACCTTGGCGTACTGCAACAATGATTGCCAACAAACTCCACACAGCTAAAATTAGCTCAATTGGTCGTCCGAGTAAGGGAATAAGAGTTAAAAAATTCAGTACTTGCGGTGCGTAGGCAAAGCCAGTGGGAATCAATAAGTCATTGTAGGTAGGATCGATTGCTTTGAGCCACTGCCCAATTTTCCATATTGTGAATGTCCAAAAATAGTATCCTGCAACAATAGCGATCGCATCAATCAAAAGACCCGTTAACAATACAAAAACAGTAGCTCGATTTATTAATAAAATTACGCCACTACCTATGGCATGAGAAACAGCCGCCAAAATTACAATACTCAGAGCTAATATCCGGTTACGCTTTGTATTACGAGCATTTTCATAAAAGTTGCTATCCAAAGCTAAAGCATACCGAAGTGTACTACACAAACTTGGCCTTGATTTTTTATTGCTGCTCATTTTTTCTAACTAATGAAAGATGACAAATTCCAAAAAGCATAATTTCATAAAAAGTAAGCAATTAAAAACAAAAGCTTAAAACTCAAGATTATTTTATTCCTGAACTAAGTAAATAAACACAATTAAATACAAAATGTTAAATTGTGAATCTTGACAGGCTGGTTATTATTTTCTGCCTTTAGCTTGAAAGTAGGAAGTGAATAATAGAGAATATTTTTATTTCATGTTTAGCTGATTTGAAAGTAGGTAAAAACTAATTTTATAAAAAAATGGTAAAAATTATATTATCATAATTTTCTTATAAATTATCAAAGATAATCATCTCAAATGCGTAAAATTGGCGGACATATACTGCTATGGTTCCAAAATGGAACATTAAAACTGTTAGTTTTGGCAGGGATAATACTTTTGACTTGGGGAACTTTTGCTCCTGTAGGAACCCTAGTATGGTGGTTGAGACAAAATTCTGAAAATTTGGGGATGAAGAAAAATCTCACGAAAAATGTCCCCAGAGATAGCAGTAAATTAAAAGTTGCCAAATCGAGAAATATTGATTGCTATATAGTTTTTTTACCAGGAGTGGGAGATTTTTCTGCGAATCAATTAACTTCGGGTGAAGAATTTTTCTTAAATAAATTAGAGCAAATTCATCCTAATTGTGTAGCAGTGCGAGATGTGTTTCCTTACTCTGCTGCTAACGAAAGTTTGGGAGGAAGAAGGTTATTAGCGCCGCTGTGGAGTGCTGCGGAAAAATCAGATGGTTGGTTATCAAATACAGATGTTTTAATTAAAATTCGTAATCTTTGGCGGTTTGCTATTTCTGCTGATAACCGTTATGGACATATTTATAACTTGGGAATTGCAAATGCGATCGTTGATCGGATGAATGCTGTCTATCCTGTACCACAAAATCCCCAACAAAAAATCAAGCTGATTTTAGTTGGAACTAGTGGCGGAGTGCAAGTTGCTCTTGGTGCAGCTACTTATCTTGACCAATGGTTAAATGCTCAATTAATTGTTGTTTCTATTGGTGGTGATTTTGATGGCGAAAATGGCTTTGATAAAGTTGATTATATGTACCAACTTGTCGGTAGCCGAGACTGGATTGAAGATATTAGTCAGATTGTATTTGCTTCACGTTGGCCAATCACAGTAGGTTCACCTTTTAATCAAGCTCGTCGTCAAGGACGTTATCAGGTTTTGCAGACAGGCCCTCATGCTCATAGCGGTTCTCAAGGTTATTTTGGCACAACAACAATCGGACAAACCCAAACAACTTATGTAGAATTAACACTCCGAAAAGTAAATCAACTACCAATCTGGTCTAATCAAAATTCACAGCAATCTCAGCGCCGCTAATCAAAATATTTGTATTGATAATACTTATGTTTTTACAGAAATATCAACCACAAGATTTTGATATTTTCAGTCTTTAGCTAGAGTATTATTAATACTATCTGTAGATTAAATTATTTATAATTTAATCTATTGTATGTTTTAAACAGTATCTAAAAAATAGAAGGTTAGATTTATTATTTATTAATGATTAGTGTCATTGCTATTATTTAATTATTATCTTCAAACAAATCTATTTTAATAAATATTAAAAATTATCAAAAATGGGAAATTTTAGGGATAGAGACAATGAATGCTCTCGATTAACTAGTGGCGCACCTTTGGCAGTAATTCTGGCAGCAGGACTCTACATTATATATCAACTTTTGCCAGTTTTAGAACTCATAGCTATTGCAGCATTAATTGCTTTAGTTTTACGAACATTATTACGCTTTTTACAAAAACTAGTTAAATCACAGGATGTTGCTGTTCTGCTATTAATTGGATTGATAATTGGCTTTGGTGTATTGCTGACTACTGTAGTCATACCTAATGTTACATTTCAGGTGCAAAATCTACTAACTACACTGCCAGCTTATCTCAATACATTGACAGGAGATGTTGAGCAATTGCGTCGCAAATTTACCTTTATTCCTGACATCTCCCTATCACTAATACAATTGCGAAATTTTATTAATCAATTACTAGGTGGAGTACCAATTTTTTTTGAGTCAAGCCTTCAACTTTACGCTGGAATTGGTGGCGACACTAATTTTAGCTCTATATATGGCTTACGATCCTAAATCTTTGGTGAATGGGATTTTACGATTAATTCCTCGCCGACATCACCAAAGGTTTACACGAGTCCTCAAGGCTTGCCAAGTCAGACTCCGTGGTTGGATTTTTGGCACAGGAATTGCCATGATATTTCTTGGTGTAGGAGCTGCCTTGGGACTTTGGATTTTGCAGATTCCGTCAGCTTTTGCCTTCGGTATTATTGCTAGCTTATTTGAAATTATTCCTTATTTTGGTTCTATTATTGGGACTTTTTTTACCAGCCTTAGTAGCACTAAGTATTTCACCAATAAAATTAGTATTTGTTCTCATACTATTTTTAGTTCTGAATCAGATAGATGCTCATATTGTGCAACCATTGGTAATGGGGCAGCAAGTTAATATACATCCTGTGATGGTAATTGTGACGTTTTTGGTGATGGGGAAATTATTCGGATTGATTGGTGTATTACTTGCAGTTCCAGCCGCCGCTATTATTGTGACACTCATCGATGAGTTCGCTCTTAAGTCTGAAACGGAAGTACCTCCTACATAAATCAATAATTTATCGTCCGAAAATTGCAGCATCTATGGAATAAGCACCAGGGCCTAAAACTGCGATCGCAATCAGCATGACACAATACATAAAGGCTTTTTCCCAACTTGGCGGTTCCGCTTTGCCGAGTGGGCCTTTATATTGGTCTTCGGGAATTAAGTAAGGATCTGTAGCGACAAACGGCTTACCTTGCATTAGATGTAACAAGATAGCAAACAACATCGAAGCCAAAATTGGCAAAGTTGCTAAAAGTGTGAGAAATCCTAAAATTAAGCACAATCCCCCACCCAACATCGTCCATGCAGAGATAAAGCAAAGAAACACGGGTGTATTGATAGAGTCAGCCCACCGACGCAGATGCAATACTTTGGGGTAGCCGTGAATTAAAAACAACCCACCAACACTAACTCTCAGTAGTAAAAGTATTAATCCAGCGAGTCCGCCAGGGTATGTATGAAGTAGAGAACTCACTAAATGAAAGCCCAAGAATGGATAGTTAACTACAGCTAACGCTACACCTGGTACAAATTGATATATCATAGCTGCACACCACGGGTTTTCAGGTTGATAGCATATAAAGATTTACCTGCTGTGATGAAGAGGCGATCGCGTTTTTGACCACCAAAAGTTAGGTTAGCGCAGGTTTCCGGTACTAGAATTTTGCCTAACAGCGTTCCATCCGGTGTATATACTTGCACGCTATCTTGAGAACTCGTAAAAATATTACCTGCTTCATCCACCCGCAATCCATCAGGTAATCCTGGCTCAATGGTGGCAAACACTCGGCCATTTTTGGTTTTTCGACCATTTACCATATCGTACACACGAATATGATGCGGCCCCTCTGGAATATTAAACGCAGCTGTATCAGAGACATACAAAAGGCTTTCATCAGGACTAAAAGCCAGTCCATTAGGGCGCACCATGTCTGTGACTACAGGATAAATCTCATCTGTTACTGGGTCAAAGCGATATACATAGCTTCCCGGTTGTTCTTGTTCACCGCCATAACCTTGATTCGGCTCGGTGATTCCATAAGGCGGGTCAGTAAACCAAATTGTACCGTCACTTTTGACGACTAAATCATTAGGACTGTTGAGGCGTTTACCATTGTAGCGATCGCATAAAACCTTCCATTCGCCATTGTGTTCGCGGCGAATGATGGCGCGTAAACCAGAGGAACAAGCAACTATCCGACCTTCCAAGTCGCGGTAATTACCGCTTTGGTAATCGGAGGGGTCACGCAGGATAGATACATGATCAGCAGCACTCCATCGCAGAAGTTGGTTTCCGTGTGCATCACTCCAAATCACACTGTCGTCTTCGGGGATGTAAACGGGGCCTTCACTGTGGACTGCACCGTTGGCTAGTTTTTGCAATGAAGCTTTGGTCGATACAATAGCTTGCAGGCGATCATCATAAATCTCTATAGTTTCAGCCATCAGATTCTCCCATTATCTAACTTAGCGGCTGACAAAAAATTGTAGGTCTAGGTTAATACTTGGCTCAAATCCCAAGTTTTTTGATTATTTAGAAAGATTGTTGTTTGTGAATAATTTAGGATGGACATATAAAGCTGTGCTAAATATTTTGCCAACAACTTTTGAATAAGAATTATTATTATTTCAATAACTGTTATTTACCTCAAACTACAGATATATATTTTGGTTTATCTTTGATTAAATATAAATTTTTAATTAAAGTTTTTACGATAAAAAATTTTCTCATTTAATTTATTAAAAATAATATAAAAAAATGTGAAAAAAAGATGAAAAAATTCCCATAACTTTAGGTAGATAAATTACTAAACCATTAGATAGAAGCAATAATAAAATTCTAGTTTTAGCCTAAGTATAGAAATCTATCTTTAGAGTTATTGGACTTTCTATAAGCAGAAAACCTGCGGAAATTAACTCGAAATAAGTATGCAATTATGACGAGAATTACAGAACATTACGACATTATTATTATCGGAACCGGAGCAGGGGGAGGAACATTAGCTCATCGTCTTGCACCTACAGGTAAAAAAAATTTTGGTTTTGGAACGAGGCGACTTTTTGCCGAGAGAAAAAGATAATTGGAATCCTCAAGAAGTTTATCAAAAACATCGTTACCACACTGATGAAGAATGGTATGACAAGGAGGGCAAAGCTTTTCAACCCCAGACAGGTTATTGGGTGGGTGGTAATACTAAACTTTATGGTGCAGCCTTAGTCAGATTACGAGAGCGAGATTTTGAAAAGGTAATTCACAAGGGAGGAATTTCGCCGGAATGGCCTTTGAAGTATCAAGATTTTGAGCCATATTACAGCCAAGCAGAAAAGCTATATGATGTGCATGGTCAAGCAGGAGAAGACCCCACTGAACCACCCCGCAGTGAGCCTTATCCTTATCCGCCTGTGAGTCATGAGCCTGATATGCAGTCTCTTGTTGATGGGATTCGTGAACTGGGTTATTATCCATTTCACTTACCATTAGGGTTAAAGCTGAATGAAAGCGATCGCACCAAAAGTCCTTGTATTCGTTGCGATACTTTTGATGGCTATCCTTGTCTGGTACAAGCCAAAGCTGATGCTGAGGTGAATGCTATTCGTCCGGCTCGTGAAAAGTATAGCAATTTCACCCTGAAAACCAATGCTAAAGTTGTGCGACTACATACCAGTGAGTCAGGACGAGAGGTAACAAGTGTAGAAACTGAAATTGCTGGAGAAAAACATTGGTTTGCTGGTGATATTGTGGTAATTGCCTGTGGTTCTGTCAATTCACCGACTTTGTTGTTACGTTCTGCTAACGATAAACATCCCAATGGATTAGCCAATAGTTCTGATCAGGTAGGGCGGAATTTCATGAAACAGTTGGAAACGGCTATAGTTTCCATCCACCTAGAGGTAAATCACGCCAACTTTCAAAAAACCATCGCTGTCAATGATTTTTACTGGGGAGAACCGGATTTTCCTTATCCGATGGGTATGGTGCAGAATACTGGTAATGTACTTGCAGATATGATTCCCGCCGAAGCACCGCCGTTGATGGCTCCCTTTGTGAAATTAATACCTCATTTTGAGCGCCATTTATTAGCAGAGAGGTCGGTTGGTTGGTGGTTGCAAACAGAAGATTTACCAGATCCCAATAATCGGATTCGGGTAGTGGGTGAAAAGATTCACGTTGACTATACATTAAATAATACCGAAGCCAGCGATCGCCTCATCCATCGTTGGACATCTGTACTCAAGTCAATTCCTCACTCGGCTAAACACGTCCTACCATTTAGTATTTATCCCCGCACTCATCTACCAGAACAAGCTGTAGCCCATCAATGCGGTAGTTGTCGATTTGGTACAGATCCTCAAACCTCAGTTCTTGACCTCAATTGTCGTACTCATGATATCGATAATCTCTATGTTGTCGATAGTAGTTTTTTCCCTTCCAATTCTGGTGCTAACCCCACACTCACAATTATGGCGAATGCCTTGCGCGTTGGCGATCATCTAGCTGAACGATTGAAGTGATATAGGATACAAAATAATGACAAACGAAGAACGACAAATTACACCCCAACAGCAATCTTCACAGAATGATTCACACACTACATCCCATCCTTTAGCTACAGGTTTAGGTGCTGTGGGTGGTGGTGTAGCCGGGGCTGCGATCGGTCGCTCAATTGGTGGTAAAGTAGGTGCAGCAATTGGTGGTGTTGCAGGTGCAATTACTGGATCAGTCGCAGGTAATAAATTAGCAGAATACGCAGGGGAATTTATTGAAGAGCTTCAACCAACAACTGGCTTGGGATTAGGCGCAGATCACAAGCCAGTTGAATTACCAAGTCATTACAGTTGGGAAGAACTCAAAGCACTATCAAAACCCCAAGGTGGAGCAATTCAACTTCAATCAAGCAATGTGTAGCAGTTTTATTTGATATGTGGACAAGGGAGACAAGGAGAAGCCACTGCGTGGGACAAGTTTCCTGGCTCCCTCAGTGGCGTGACAGGGTAGACAAGGGAGAGAGATATGTGCAACTTCACATTGAATTGATATTACACCCTTACACCCTCAAACCCCTACACCCATCCTTAACAGACAATCTTTGTGCGTCAGTCCGGTTAAGCTTTGACTCCTTGTGTTGGTGTTCTGATTTGTTCGATATCTTCTGCTGCTAATAACTCCCGAATTAGATGTGCTAAAGATTTCTGAACTAAACGTGTCCCGATTTGTTGACCTAAACGCTGTACACCAGGATTTACTAATAGTTGAGCCAACTGAGGAGCCATTTTTACAGGGTCAAAACCACGGGTTTCTTGCAGAATTTTCAAGATGTTTTTGATATGCTCTAAGGTCTGCTGTTGTTCGACTGTGGCTGCTGGTGTTTCGTTGACTGCTGTTAAACCTACCTGTTCGCGCAGTAAATAAGTGAAGTTGTGCAGCACATTTTTTCCTAAAGCGTTAACTCCGTTGACAAATTCATCTACTAATCTGTCACGAATAAATGCACCACGTTCAGAAGAGAGAAAATCTAAACCTTGATTTAACACTAAATTAAAGTCGTAATCTTCATTATTGCGGGCATTTCGTAACAGATTTTCTAAACGATTCCAACGGAATTTGCCCTCTTTAAACAGTAAATCTCGCAGTGATGTTCTCAGTTGTGGTGCGGGGTCGGTTAACAGGCGTTTAGAAACGTAAGGATAAGCTTCGCTGAGAACTTTGAAGTTAGGATCAATAAAGATTGCAATTCCTTCTAAAGTTACCAGAGAGCGAATAATTAAAGCGTAGTAAGGAGGAACGCGGAAGGGATATTCATACATCAAAGCTGAGAGTTCATCAGTGATGCTTTTGATGTTGAGTTCGGCGACACTTGCACCTTGAGCATCAGCAAATACTCTGGCAAATGCTGGGATAATTGGGGTTAAGTCTGTATCTGGTGTTAAAAAGTCTAGTTTGACGTAATCCTG encodes the following:
- a CDS encoding VOC family protein — its product is MNTFSHTHTVQGQKIRAIGLTVVNCDRSLNFYTQALGFELVSDITVAQKDYSDLEGVIDAEIRIVTLCLGDEIIELMEYRNIDSRPIPSDSRSNDLWFQHLAIVVSDMDRAYAHLSSFPIQPISSAPQTIPADNQASGGVRAFKFKDPDGHDLELIWFPSDKGQDKWHQNTNRLFLGIDHSAIAISHTEQSLHFYRDLLGMQVDSHSLNWRATQARMDNLPGAEVQITALRPTQGGVGIELLDYILPGKGRPIPSDWKSCDVANVQIQLVVNDLESLVDKLRRNQVQFLSPQIIEFRDSLLPYRQGCLVKDPDGHAILLITE
- a CDS encoding Yip1 family protein; this encodes MSSNKKSRPSLCSTLRYALALDSNFYENARNTKRNRILALSIVILAAVSHAIGSGVILLINRATVFVLLTGLLIDAIAIVAGYYFWTFTIWKIGQWLKAIDPTYNDLLIPTGFAYAPQVLNFLTLIPLLGRPIELILAVWSLLAIIVAVRQGLDITTQRAAFICLVGWPLIQIAIGSVQVLEQQLVRWTS
- a CDS encoding AI-2E family transporter, with amino-acid sequence MGNFRDRDNECSRLTSGAPLAVILAAGLYIIYQLLPVLELIAIAALIALVLRTLLRFLQKLVKSQDVAVLLLIGLIIGFGVLLTTVVIPNVTFQVQNLLTTLPAYLNTLTGDVEQLRRKFTFIPDISLSLIQLRNFINQLLGGVPIFFESSLQLYAGIGGDTNFSSIYGLRS
- a CDS encoding AI-2E family transporter, which translates into the protein MAYDPKSLVNGILRLIPRRHHQRFTRVLKACQVRLRGWIFGTGIAMIFLGVGAALGLWILQIPSAFAFGIIASLFEIIPYFGSIIGTFFTSLSSTKYFTNKISICSHTIFSSESDRCSYCATIGNGAAS
- a CDS encoding AI-2E family transporter, whose amino-acid sequence is MKLVFVLILFLVLNQIDAHIVQPLVMGQQVNIHPVMVIVTFLVMGKLFGLIGVLLAVPAAAIIVTLIDEFALKSETEVPPT
- a CDS encoding DoxX family protein, with product MIYQFVPGVALAVVNYPFLGFHLVSSLLHTYPGGLAGLILLLLRVSVGGLFLIHGYPKVLHLRRWADSINTPVFLCFISAWTMLGGGLCLILGFLTLLATLPILASMLFAILLHLMQGKPFVATDPYLIPEDQYKGPLGKAEPPSWEKAFMYCVMLIAIAVLGPGAYSIDAAIFGR
- a CDS encoding SMP-30/gluconolactonase/LRE family protein; translation: MAETIEIYDDRLQAIVSTKASLQKLANGAVHSEGPVYIPEDDSVIWSDAHGNQLLRWSAADHVSILRDPSDYQSGNYRDLEGRIVACSSGLRAIIRREHNGEWKVLCDRYNGKRLNSPNDLVVKSDGTIWFTDPPYGITEPNQGYGGEQEQPGSYVYRFDPVTDEIYPVVTDMVRPNGLAFSPDESLLYVSDTAAFNIPEGPHHIRVYDMVNGRKTKNGRVFATIEPGLPDGLRVDEAGNIFTSSQDSVQVYTPDGTLLGKILVPETCANLTFGGQKRDRLFITAGKSLYAINLKTRGVQL
- a CDS encoding colicin V family bacteriocin — its product is MTNEERQITPQQQSSQNDSHTTSHPLATGLGAVGGGVAGAAIGRSIGGKVGAAIGGVAGAITGSVAGNKLAEYAGEFIEELQPTTGLGLGADHKPVELPSHYSWEELKALSKPQGGAIQLQSSNV